TTACCGTGGGTTTTGAGTAACAATAATCTTCAGAGCTCTGTATAATTCTTGGGGGAAACACCCTCTGGTTCTTCATGTTCTCCCTGAGTCTCCTTGTCTCCATGTCTGATCTGCTTTTCAGCATGTTCTGCCAGTTTCAGTTCCAGAAATTTGCACAGGTCTGCCCCCTTGACCTCCATCACGGATAACCCTGTCACATCTATAGAGGGGGTATAGTCTCTGCAGCTATCCTTTTGGAACAGGACAACCAAACCACAGCGATAGCAACAGCCGGGGCTTAACTTTTCACAAACATGGCTAGCCAGAAGGTTATAATCGACAGGCCTGTCCCACACCTgtgttaaaagaaaaacatttttagaaTTGTTTCTCTAGCCACCCTACATTCTTTCAGGAAGCCTTTTTGCCACACTTACATCGGGGAATAAAGCCTGCACACAGGGGCGCCTCTCTTCTTCCCCCTTGTCGGGATGTTCCGGTGTTTGTGCTCGAGATGGAAGTGGTTCTTTTACTcctcccagggtctcaggctccGCTTTGATCCTTGAATCTCCAGTGGTCTTGTGTTCCGCATCAGGCCGGGATGGGTCTGCGAATTCTCCCTGTTCCTCAGCATCCAGAGCTTGAACAGCTGGTAGGCTCGCGCTGTACATGCTACAATCCGTTTCCACCTTCTCAGGGGTGGCCACGGCCCACTCATCCTTCCCTAACTGTCAGAAAAAAGACACGCGTATAAGTTTTCTATTTCACCTCTAGACACccgctcccccctttttaaagaaaaacttacATCCCGGTATAAACCCTGAATGCGTGGGGGCCCCTGTACTTTCGTAGGCTCTGCTTCCTGACCCTCTGCTGCAGCATCCATCACACTTTCCATCTCCTCTGCCTCTTCATCACCGTCATCATCACCTCTCAAGCAACTGTATTTCTGCCAAAACGCTATTTCCCCACAGTAATCACAACACTCTGGGTACACTTCTTTGTGAGCCACTTCGACTATTTCTGTAAACACCCGCCAAGCCACTTCATGCTCATCCAGctacaagagaaaaagaaaggcatGTTTTTCTACTCCGTGATTCTTTCCCTTCCCCGCTTTCCTTCGGTACTTACCCCCTGTACTAAAAATTGAACACACTCTGGTCTGTCAAATTTAGGATCTAGTTTCTTCTCACATTTTACATCTCCTTTGCAGGGCACTTCGCAAGGAGCCTGCATTTCTTCCACGACCACGAACCCCTTCAGCTCTACAGGTTTCATTTCTTCCACAGCCCCAATCCCTTCTAGCTCCGCAGGGTTcatttctttgtaaatttgcacctCCTCCTCAGTGGCACAGCTTGCCCCTCAACAACACCTGCAGCAGATGCCCTCTGACCCCATTTTTAAAGAGAATCCCCTGCCACACCACACACCCCTCATTGGCTCATTTAAATTAGACTAGATACATCCTGCATAGCGGGGGAGGGGTTCACGGCGTTCCCCTCATTGGGGTGCATTCGCAGTGGTGTCACATGGCCCACCAAAAAGAAACGGAGTGACGCCACAAACCGGGCCTACCTGGCGGGGGAGAGTTACCCTAAATTCCCAAAATTGCCGCAATCACCCCATAAACAGTACCATGCCATTGAGACAAATCTATAGATGTGTCACATGCtgtccaaaatgaaacacaccgaCTCTGCACCCTGGTCTACCTAGTAGAGATGGTTTACCAAAAATCACCAAAACAGCTCAGATCGCCCCGATAGCTGTACCATGTGGTCCCCCTCATTGAGACAAATTCGTAGACATGTCACATGCAGTCCAAAAGCGCAACAATGCGACCCCCGCACCTCGGCCTACCTCGTAGGGGCAGTTTACCAAAAATCTCTTCCTGAGGGCCCCCCCATCTCCGAGAAGGCTGGGCATTTTAGAGCACCCCCCCCTCAGGAACATGTTTTTTACCTGTTTTTTCATTCTTTATTGAATTCAATAGAATAAGGTTACAcctgagaatatggaataagtaTCAAACCGAAATTGTCCCCGAAGGCTCATTGTGGATTTCACCACAAGAAGCCATCTAAAGAAAGGAAATGATAACTAAACAGGACTGGTCAACTTAGTAGTGTTTTTGGAAGAGGCGTGTAAATTGAATTATTAGCTGAGGGTTACAAATGTCAGTGGTTCTTTTATGCACAAttgttagaaaggtttaaattggacaaaaaagaatggggatttcagcaagagatggcagattttgaaaaagaaatggaaatcatataataaagaaaatgtataaactgttgttgaaatttgatacagaggaaGAATCTGTCAAACAAAGTGGGCATAGagttttgggtataatatacagaTGGATCAAGATGTCAGTTAAgggcctcaaatttactttgtgtcCCACTCAGGAGAATTTTTACAAAACAATGTACTGGTGGTATTGCAAAAATGGCCATGggtgtctcaaataaatgttggagatgtgaacaacaggaaggaacatctttggtggacttgcaacaatgcaaaaaaaaaaatggttacaaGCACATAGGTTAATGCAGATAATCTTAAATGTTAATAGaaccagagttctatttgttggatattatggacaataaattggaaaaagagcacggtatttttattttagatataGTAACAGAGGCATGGCTCTTATATACTCAAAATGGTAGTTCATGgagattggactggaaagattAGTTGAGATGGTCAAGCTTACAGTGTTAATTGGAGATAAAAcactctatattcatggcaagttggaagccctttatggactatctgagAGAGGCAATGAaaaatgatttgtggctttgatttttaagaataaggttctgagatatcaagCAGGAGAGACACtgaaaaagatattaatgagccggcaagctgattgataataaagagaGCAGTGTTGTAGGCAAGAAACTGTAACGGATTAATAATATACCTgttatgtttcttactgtttttactttgtagattgatttgtaggccattctcgggcctttgtagttgtcttcttgttatATTTCACATTCTTTCTCTTGTTCATTCTTCTAACTTTcccacaataaaaacaaaaatattttttttttaaaaagaaccgtGTTACACCCATTTCCATGATATTAATTCACACGTTAAGCTTGCATAACCCCTATGGGGTGATTGGTttagctgttgctgttgctgtggagcataataataattgatgtactcttatcaccttgaataaaataatcagaaatgttgtatgtgaacaatatggctAAAAGTCatgttgtgtattgtgtttggtcagTGTTACTGGGtttgtattgttcttgcagggctgttaATTCCCCAAGAAGGGGGCAGGAACATGGGTTCCTTTAGCTTCAAATTGGAAAGACTCTCTCACTCGATgggatctgacaagttgaactgtttaccttttcaaagacattgttggctgaaagtttctgaatggttgcacttatgagtttagttaaagaaaaaaaatagttgtattgtattcattgttaaaagtttttcttaacttacaattgCGTGAAAGTCCTAAGCCTCATAGAACCCCCGTTACACTTGCCTTTAATTTTCCCTGCTGGAATATTAAAGATTGTAGCTTTGCCCCTGATACAGCCTGACTAATCATACTATTCAGAAGTAATCCCGCTCCCCTCCAGAAAGGATAGAGGGACAAACAGACCTAACTGGTTCCCCCCAAAAACTTATTTCAGCTGTCCCTACTCCCTCTCTTTGAGAGCTTCCCCCCTTGCTTGAGGCAGCCTGGAATCAGAGAGGAGAATGTGGGACGGTGGACTGAAATGTTGATTGGGGCATTTCTGTGTActgaatgatgggggggggggagaaggactaCTTGCTCAGTGACTCCACAAAACTCTACAGCTAGCAATGTGGAGGTGGGGTGCTTCTGGCACCTGTGGGAACTTGGGGCTCTCTTAAGGACTGCTTTACACAGGGTGGGTGATAAGCACgaattccccccttcctttcctacaCTGTGGTCTCGTTGGCTGAGGTTtgcccctcctctttccttcctccagccGCGGGCTCCTAGCTCTAGTTTAAAACTCAGAAGGCAGCTGCGCTCTCTtacttctttctttgttttcaaagagagaagaaaaacctccttttaaaaatttgcactgtATTTTTGcacgtttttattttttaaagggaagaaaaaagaaccaGCGTTGAAATGGGTTCTCTGCCTCTTTCCAGGGTTTTTAAAGGCTGTTTGCATGCTTTAAAAAAGACGACGCTTGGGGTTAGAGATTCTGACTGGTAAGTGCTTAGAAGCAGCTTGTTTGGGGGAGGAAGAAaacggctctctctctctctctctctctctctctctctctggttttaACCTGCCTTAGTTACCCGGAGAAAGGGTTCTAGGAGTTTTTtaagctgtgtttttaaaaaacctctaaaGACGACGCGGAGGGGAAGGGTAGCAAAAGTCTCCTTTTTTCATTCCCATAGCTGTCTCTGCTGCCGGGTCttgaaagggggagagagggagctgAGAGAACCTCCTCTCACGCACACAAGCTGcttttccacacacacccaattGCTGTCAAAACAACAAAAGTTTTTCCATAgaactccttttctctctctctccatcattGTTATTCCTCAAAAACTTACATACAAGCCCCTGTGAAACACAGTTGGCTTTTCCATAAaacagttttttgtttttctctacgCCTATTCAAAATCATAAGCACACGGTGAAACACAGGTTTCCCAAGTCAAAAAGCCCACTGCCCCTCAACACACTGCCTTCTGCACcaaccactgggggtggggggtggtcatGGTGCATGAATAGAGGGTGCATACAGTACCCCTTAGGACCTATAGGGAGCTTGGGTGCTAGATCTGGTCCCAGCTTTCTACCGTAGCACCCACAAACTAAAAACCCATTTCTATGGGTCTGGGGGAGCAAaatgaggggtcacatgaaccagccaggctcttctagggagcaggggggctggtcTGCCCCCCAATTTTCTACCCTAGCACCCCATAAACTCAAAACTCTTTCCTCTTGGTCCACAGGGGCAGGCGGGGCTCGTAGAGGGGTCACAGGGAGCTGCTAGGCCCTCCCGGTCACGTGGGGTACTGCTTCCGGGGTCTAGAGGTGGGACTTCTGCCCCAGAAAGGGGCggggcacctgtcactttttTGTTATGACATGAGGTACCCCCCTTATTCTTCTGACATATATTCTACTTACAATGAAGTATATTGAGTATGAATGATTTCCAGTTTCTCATCCCTGCCGTTTCAACCTAAAAATACCATTTTCAATTTCATTTCTTCCTTGTGCAAACTGAACTGAAAGCAAGCATGATATAATGGCTAGACTGCCAAATTAAGATCTGGGGACCCAGGcagaaagataaaatggaggtggaaaGAATGCtgctataagctgctttgagtctccactgaggagaaaaatgaAGTACAAATATCAAAATGAACTGTTGGtttttctccccccttccctttacATACAGTGAATGTATCAATACCATTAATTGTATATAAAAGCCATACAGCAGATGTACAGAATATAACCAAATACACAATAATAAAACTCCCAAAATTCCAAATCACTGATGAAAAATATAGACAAATGTAAACAAAGAAATATAGGGAACATCTATGGGCTTGATAGACCAAAGCAGGAAATTTAGAGTAAATTCATTACAACCATGTCAAGCAAAGCTTAAATGAGGTTGATTTTTGTCATATGGTTTACGCTTTGTGGATGCTGTCACCACTTTTGATAAAGGATGCATCCTTGCTATTATGGAGTATGCCTGTGGGAAGGAATCTCCCAGGTTGGTTggaacctcccatttcttcccAGAATGCATCATACCACGTGCCGCTCTCTCAAGCATGTCAAGAAGAAGATACACTCTAGCTTGTACTCTCAGTGATCTGGAGTACATTGCTAATTGAGACCATACTTGTTGTATATCCCAGTTACTGGCCTGAGCTTGGCATACAACGAGCAGCTCACATTTCCAGATCATCACATCTCAAGCTGAAATCAGTGTGTGGCAGAATAGTCACATAGGTACCTTTGTGCCTGGTGGCCTTCACACACATCTAATTACATATGCAAACAAATTATCTGCTCATTATGAACAGACAGGTTTAAACCTGGAGGTCTGGAGTAAAGAATAAATATGTAATTATCTCTGTGCCACTAGaggaaaagctttttaaaatgtgttcaaCTGGATAAAATTATGAATAAACGTCATGTATAAATCAGAAACTGGAGTTCTAGTACTATGGACAAGGAGAAGAAATtatttctatccactttctctactaCATAATGCATAATAACCTCcattattcccccacccccataatcttttctataaaataaaaaacccaaacatcTTAGCTTTCCAATGCAATGAGAGACTATTTAGACTTCAGGTTTTATTTGTGTATGCAATGAAATCATTAATTTGTTCTAATAACTCAAGAATGTAGATTTATATTCAAGCTTACTCATACACTTTTAGCTACTAGATCAAACTaatatagtggttagactagTAGTAagattataactagagatgggcatgaaccaaaatacaagtttgtgacgaaccgggACAGTTTGTAGTtcacgaactggcagttcgtcagagcccatttctgatgaaccaccatgaactttgggctggttcatttggttcatttttgggtttgtcactacagacagcctggcaccgatcaatccgtttcctaggcaacaggg
This genomic window from Eublepharis macularius isolate TG4126 chromosome 8, MPM_Emac_v1.0, whole genome shotgun sequence contains:
- the LOC129334513 gene encoding uncharacterized protein LOC129334513, with product MNPAELEGIGAVEEMKPVELKGFVVVEEMQAPCEVPCKGDVKCEKKLDPKFDRPECVQFLVQGLDEHEVAWRVFTEIVEVAHKEVYPECCDYCGEIAFWQKYSCLRGDDDGDEEAEEMESVMDAAAEGQEAEPTKVQGPPRIQGLYRDLGKDEWAVATPEKVETDCSMYSASLPAVQALDAEEQGEFADPSRPDAEHKTTGDSRIKAEPETLGGVKEPLPSRAQTPEHPDKGEEERRPCVQALFPDVWDRPVDYNLLASHVCEKLSPGCCYRCGLVVLFQKDSCRDYTPSIDVTGLSVMEVKGADLCKFLELKLAEHAEKQIRHGDKETQGEHEEPEGVSPKNYTEL